A single Lolium perenne isolate Kyuss_39 chromosome 6, Kyuss_2.0, whole genome shotgun sequence DNA region contains:
- the LOC139832511 gene encoding F-box protein At3g07870-like, whose protein sequence is MASLGEDIARDILLKLPTTDLLRCSCVCKLWRGIVHDPSFRTLHSNASAAETETLLVQEFRGRGVGLKMTVLTVTSGKPMSRFTEMPGGYRPINACNGFLLLASSVPDWPVYVCNPATGEKLKILAPPLMDHLEGRTYALGFSPSTRQYKIFSLSFTNTSLEDTHETCVDVCTLGADDGMWRRHQDLFRALYSLHHPPPVLMDGKLYVVVKQLGIYWAPDTMMLVIDVASEEHGRYYLPEKSTCFHKARVHTFNLCGQLCLAIRISGQRRVNFWVMLSLQGKPHVNKWRTPDWERRYSFYLNADDGKDGDKPYCAWLDSKNGLLCYRFGDHLYRYDITRKRKKPQIQLPLAVMPFARPDDQQWNVYEGYRPSFLSPHLTLGTTLLPKKQHYQEEDCEQAGLLHALGYHQSSKKRRSTNTSDCTNHPSRPAKRICKL, encoded by the coding sequence ATGGCATCCTTGGGAGAGGATATCGCACGAGATATCCTGCTCAAGCTGCCGACGACGGACCTCCTCCGCTGCAGCTGCGTCTGCAAGCTTTGGCGTGGAATCGTCCACGACCCCTCCTTCCGTACCCTCCACAGTAATGCCAGCGCCGCCGAGACGGAGACCTTGCTCGTGCAGGAGTTCCGTGGGCGCGGCGTCGGCCTCAAGATGACCGTCCTCACGGTCACCTCGGGGAAGCCCATGTCCCGATTCACCGAGATGCCCGGCGGCTATAGGCCCATCAACGCATGCAACGGCTTCCTTCTCCTCGCGTCCAGCGTCCCTGACTGGCCAGTGTACGTGTGTAACCCCGCCACGGGCGAGAAGCTGAAGATCCTGGCGCCACCACTGATGGACCACCTCGAAGGACGCACGTACGCCCTAGGGTTCAGCCCGTCCACGCGTCAGTACAAGATTTTCAGCCTCTCCTTCACAAACACAAGTTTGGAAGATACACATGAAACTTGCGTGGATGTGTGCACATTGGGCGCCGATGATGGCATGTGGCGCCGGCACCAAGACTTGTTCCGTGCATTATATAGCCTCCACCACCCGCCGCCGGTGCTCATGGACGGAAAGTTGTATGTGGTTGTAAAACAACTAGGGATTTACTGGGCACCTGATACTATGATGCTTGTGATCGACGTGGCAAGCGAAGAGCACGGAAGGTACTACCTCCCGGAGAAGTCCACGTGTTTTCACAAAGCCAGGGTGCACACCTTCAACCTGTGCGGGCAACTATGCCTCGCTATACGCATCAGCGGCCAGCGGCGGGTCAATTTCTGGGTCATGTTGTCGTTGCAGGGAAAACCACACGTCAACAAGTGGCGTACGCCTGACTGGGAACGCCGCTACAGCTTCTACTTGAATGCCGACGATGGTAAAGACGGGGACAAGCCGTATTGTGCATGGCTCGACAGCAAAAACGGGCTGTTGTGCTATAGGTTTGGTGATCATCTCTATAGGTACGACATCACAAGGAAGAGGAAAAAGCCACAGATCCAGCTGCCATTGGCGGTGATGCCTTTTGCACGGCCAGACGATCAACAATGGAACGTCTACGAGGGTTATCGCCCTAGCTTTCTATCGCCTCATCTCACGCTAGGCACCACGTTGTTACCGAAAAAGCAACACTACCAAGAAGAGGATTGCGAGCAAGCAGGATTACTACATGCTCTGGGTTACCATCAATCATCGAAGAAAAGACGCTCTACGAACACATCTGATTGCACAAACCATCCAAGTCGTCCTGCCAAGAGGATTTGCAAGCTCTAG
- the LOC127326432 gene encoding ASC1-like protein 1 yields MAWLAAAAERLLSALDWEREAYPAYDDFLALPLFALFFPTARFLLDRFVFERVARKLMFGNAHDKADHKAEQTKKRIRKFKESAWKCIYFLSGEVLSLLVTYNEPWFTNTKYFWVGPGEQVWPDQKTKLKLKAVYMYAAGFYTYSIFALMFWETRRADFGVSMSHHVTTVVLIILSYVFRFARVGAIVLAIHDASDVFLEIGKMSKYSNCDWLANVAFLLFVVSWVLLRLTYFPFWILRSTSYEVLLTLDKKKHNFDGPIYYYVFNSLLFSLLVLHIYWWVLIYRMLVRQLKTRNVGDDVRSDSEEEDEHED; encoded by the exons ATGGCGtggctcgcggcggcggcggagcgccTCCTGTCGGCGCTGGACTGGGAGCGCGAGGCCTACCCGGCGTACGATGACTTCCTCGCGCTCCCCCTCTTCGCCCTCTTCTTCCCGACCGCCCGCTTCCTCCTCGATCGCTTCGTCTTCGAG AGAGTTGCTAGGAAACTTATGTTCGGAAATGCACATGACAAGGCTGATCATAAAGCAGAGCAAACGAAAAAGAGGATAAGAAAATTCAAGGAATCGGCTTGGAAGTGCATTTATTTCCTATCTGGAGAGGTGTTGTCTTTGTTGGTCACGTATAATGAGCCTTGGTTCACAAACACCAAGTATTTTTGGGTGGGACCTGGCGAACAGGTTTGGCCGGATCAAAAGACAAA ATTGAAACTTAAGGCTGTCTATATGTATGCTGCTGGATTCTACACATACTCAATATTCGCACTTATGTTCTGGGAAACAAGGCGTGCAGATTTTGGTGTCTCAATGTCGCATCATGTTACAACTGTTGTGCTGATAATTTTATCCTATGTATTCAG GTTTGCTAGAGTTGGTGCAATTGTACTGGCAATTCATGATGCAAGCGATGTGTTTTTAGAAATTGGGAAGATGTCCAAGTATAGCAATTGTGATTGGCTTGCAAATGTTGCATTTCTTCTTTTTGTTGTTTCATGGGTTCTTCTCCGCCTCACATATTTTCCGTTCTGGATTCTCAGAAGTACAAG CTATGAAGTTCTGTTGACTCTGGATAAGAAGAAGCACAATTTTGACGGGCCAATATATTACTATGTGTTCAATTCCCTTTTGTTTTCACTACTTGTTCTTCACATATATTGGTGGGTTCTAATATATCGGATGCTTGTGAGACAACTTAAGACAAGAAATGTTGGAGATGATGTTCGATCTG ACTCTGAAGAGGAAGACGAGCATGAAGATTGA
- the LOC127326456 gene encoding uncharacterized protein codes for MPFLSMLESIFSKIMQRIESKQRDASKWTGRICPKIRKKLEKFIEWSNECGVKPGGNYKYSVNTHESEQIYNVDMQARTCDCKRWQLTGILCHHAIACCKKDRINPENLVHGCYTIDTYIKAYAFNLALLRGRAFWEKMNGPSVHPPLFTKVMGRPKKNRKKAPEEKLKHGVKIFTKSGVTMHCSICGKANHNKKGHAKWVQSQPREIQQNSARENEEEGIPYILQHVYPHTQNPSLDPTRDVNSMVYNMAQEDMNNVPIARVLGPLPENAFIVSARDSIPQARQRVTTSTTRGNLMGRGRGRSTAIRAQTRSAPTAQQQSNARGRGRGINLSKKKRDVVATTSGNVQDGPTVVSRITSNTRSTTTTIDTANRNRAYNIGPGSAFYLLFGDDQQPRASEIPDLNSQAIPDLNLHDFGLSQNATQVGKNDVL; via the exons ATGCCTTTCTTGTCAATGCTTGAATCTATATTTTCAAAAATAATGCAAAGAATAGAAAGCAAGCAGAGAGATGCTTCCAAATGGACGGGGAGGATCTGTCCGAAAATCAGGAAGAAATTGGAGAAATTTATTGAATGGAGCAATGAATGTGGTGTCAAAccag gtGGTAACTACAAATACTCAGTCAATACACACGAGAGTGAGCAAATCTATAATGTAGATATGCAGGCCAGAACTTGTGATTGCAAGAGATGGCAACTCACCGGCATTCTGTGCCATCATGCTATAGCTTGCTGCAAAAAGGATAGAATTAACCCTGAAAATCTAGTCCATGGCTGCTATACTATTGACACATACATAAAAGCTTACGCATTCAATTTGGCACTTCTGAGGGGAAGAGCGTTTTGGGAAAAGATGAATGGGCCCAGTGTTCATCCACCTTTGTTCACAAAAGTCATGGGTAGGcctaagaaaaatagaaaaaaggcACCCGAAGAGAAACTAAAGCATGGAGTGAAGATATTCACCAAGTCTGGAGTGACTATGCACTGTAGTATATGTGGGAAAGCAAATCATAATAAGAAGGGTCATGCAAAATGGGTACAATCGCAGCCTCGAGAGATTCAGCAAAATAGTGCAAGAGAAAATGAGGAAGAGGGCATTCCTTACATTCTTCAG CATGTTTACCCACACACTCAGAATCCTTCACTAGATCCAACCAGAGATGTGAATAGCATGGTGTACAACATGGCGCAAGAG GACATGAATAATGTGCCAATTGCAagagttcttggtcctcttccaGAAAATGCCTTCATCGTCTCTGCTCGAGATAGCATTCCACAAGCAAGACAGAGAGTAACAACTTCTACAACTAGAGGCAATCTGATgggaagaggaagagggaggagtaCTGCAATCAGGGCACAAACAAGGTCTGCACCAACAGCTCAACAACAAAGCAACGCTAGAGGTAGAGGAAGAGGAATTAACCTGAGCAAGAAGAAAAGGGATGTTGTTGCTACTACCAGTGGTAATGTACAAGATGGACCTACTGTTGTCTCCAGAATAACAAGTAATACAAGATCAACTACAACTACTATTGATACAGCTAACAGGAATAGAGCCTACAACATAGGCCCTGGGAGTGCTTTTTACCTTTTATTTGGTGATGATCAGCAGCCAAGAGCAAGTGAGATACCAGATCTCAATTCTCAAGCCATCCCTGATCTCAACTTGCATGATTTTGGTCTGAGCCAGAATGCCACACAAGTTGGTAAAAATGATGTACTCTAG